The following are encoded together in the Streptomyces sp. NBC_01465 genome:
- a CDS encoding cation:proton antiporter regulatory subunit, with protein MTASRLSRTPLPGIGYRYDLTTRDQKTVSVVAHRDGGRTLSAYRPEADDPDACALSLKLTAGEADALIDALMPSHHSPNLLHTTDLGLVAERIEIAATSYWNGRLMGETQLRTETGASIVAVLRRAEAIPSPTPDFRLAGGDTVIVIGTREGVEAAASILGRE; from the coding sequence GTGACCGCTTCACGCCTGAGTCGGACCCCGCTGCCAGGAATCGGATACCGCTACGACCTCACGACCCGCGACCAGAAAACGGTGTCGGTCGTCGCGCACCGCGACGGCGGGCGCACCCTGAGCGCGTACCGGCCCGAAGCCGACGACCCGGATGCGTGCGCGCTGTCACTGAAGCTGACGGCCGGTGAGGCGGACGCCCTGATCGACGCCCTGATGCCCTCTCACCACAGTCCGAACCTGCTGCACACCACCGACCTGGGCCTGGTCGCGGAACGCATCGAGATCGCGGCGACCTCGTACTGGAACGGACGCCTGATGGGCGAGACCCAGCTGCGGACGGAGACCGGCGCCTCGATCGTGGCCGTACTGCGCCGCGCCGAAGCGATTCCCTCACCGACCCCGGACTTCCGGCTCGCGGGCGGCGACACCGTCATCGTGATCGGCACCCGCGAGGGCGTCGAGGCGGCGGCTTCGATACTCGGAAGGGAGTGA
- a CDS encoding helix-turn-helix transcriptional regulator, whose product MTSSTTETNAPGPTALHGRREEQAAVEAMVERLRTGRGGVLVLDDAHTWEPAVQAALFDRLTGGSADPAVRDWLIREAEGNPRLLTALVAHLTPGQLSGSRPLPDPLPGGEDVLDDYASRVDALPGSARTLLLLAAAAGEHEPDGTGADLALLLRAGGDLAGVGPAEAAGAIVGAGGRIRFTHPLLRRAVLRRAPLGHRRAAHTALASVCSDRLPRLVQLACAAGEYDARLAADLAAEAAVPRPHAERSDALARAAALTADPALRTDRIADAAEAARLAGDPVRARALLARAGAAPAHGGIHRVRGLLALADGPAADAGEALLTAAALLPPEPARRALLGAAEAGWARGDAAAYLEAMTRIPVCADDPSLEAYRAGMCAVLSGRTAQGHALLRRCLDDVPGTGDPARLLRAGAAALVVGEVETACAAGARALAAVRAYGPEVLLPRALEHLAYGELRAGRHTRARAHAVEGLRAAHRIGQPNVAVCLHAVLALAASVEGDAEACAVHADAAASGAGPHGLTQAATLAVWAVARADLAAGRPGDAAARLEPLVAAGPRRGHFAVRMLAVPCFVEAAVQAGRHPQARRATEEFALWTAATADRLAPAQLARCRALLAPPQSAAAAYESALAHHDRMPGEFERARTQLLYGQWLRRRRRTREAREPLRDALVVFERCGARAWAERSRGELRAAGETTAGEPGPGPLESLTPQQQRIARHVAEGATNREVAVRLSVSHRTVDHHLRNVFAALGVRSRVELSRLLAGDGGRRDRGVEIAAQL is encoded by the coding sequence GTGACCTCTTCCACGACGGAAACAAACGCACCCGGGCCCACCGCACTCCACGGCCGACGCGAGGAACAAGCCGCCGTGGAAGCCATGGTGGAGCGATTACGGACCGGCCGCGGCGGCGTGCTCGTCCTCGACGACGCGCACACCTGGGAACCCGCAGTGCAGGCCGCCCTCTTCGACCGCCTCACCGGCGGCTCCGCCGACCCGGCCGTCAGGGACTGGCTGATCCGCGAGGCCGAGGGGAACCCGCGCCTGCTCACCGCACTCGTCGCCCACCTCACGCCCGGCCAGCTGTCCGGCAGCAGACCGCTGCCCGATCCGCTGCCCGGAGGCGAGGACGTACTCGACGACTACGCGTCCCGCGTCGACGCCCTGCCCGGCAGTGCTCGCACCCTGCTGCTGCTCGCCGCGGCGGCGGGCGAGCACGAGCCCGACGGCACGGGCGCGGACCTCGCCCTGCTGCTGCGAGCAGGTGGCGACCTCGCGGGTGTCGGGCCCGCCGAAGCCGCCGGGGCGATCGTCGGGGCGGGCGGACGCATCCGCTTCACCCACCCCCTGCTGCGCCGCGCCGTCCTGCGCCGCGCCCCGCTCGGCCACCGCAGGGCGGCCCACACCGCTCTCGCCTCGGTGTGTTCCGACCGCCTGCCCCGACTGGTCCAACTGGCGTGTGCGGCAGGAGAGTACGACGCCCGGCTCGCCGCCGACCTGGCCGCGGAGGCGGCCGTGCCCCGCCCGCACGCCGAGCGCTCCGACGCCCTGGCCCGGGCCGCCGCACTCACCGCCGACCCCGCGCTGCGCACCGACAGGATCGCCGACGCGGCGGAAGCGGCCCGGCTCGCGGGCGACCCCGTACGGGCCCGCGCCCTGCTGGCGCGCGCCGGAGCGGCCCCCGCCCACGGCGGCATCCACCGGGTGCGCGGGCTGCTCGCCCTCGCCGACGGGCCTGCGGCCGACGCGGGGGAGGCGCTGCTCACCGCCGCCGCACTGCTTCCGCCCGAACCGGCCCGCCGTGCGCTGCTGGGCGCGGCGGAGGCGGGGTGGGCGAGGGGCGACGCGGCCGCGTACCTGGAGGCGATGACCCGGATTCCCGTCTGCGCGGACGACCCGTCACTGGAGGCCTACCGCGCCGGGATGTGCGCGGTCCTCTCGGGCCGGACCGCACAGGGGCACGCTCTGCTGCGCCGCTGCCTGGACGACGTACCCGGGACGGGCGATCCGGCGAGGCTGCTGCGCGCGGGCGCCGCCGCACTCGTGGTCGGCGAGGTCGAGACCGCCTGTGCGGCGGGCGCCAGGGCGCTGGCCGCCGTACGCGCGTACGGCCCCGAAGTCCTGCTGCCGCGCGCCCTGGAACACCTGGCGTACGGCGAACTGCGCGCAGGCCGCCACACCCGGGCGCGGGCGCACGCCGTTGAAGGGCTCAGGGCCGCGCACCGTATCGGGCAGCCCAACGTCGCGGTCTGTCTGCACGCCGTCCTCGCGCTCGCCGCCTCCGTCGAGGGCGACGCGGAAGCCTGCGCCGTGCACGCCGACGCCGCGGCATCGGGCGCAGGACCGCACGGCCTCACCCAGGCCGCCACCCTCGCCGTCTGGGCCGTGGCCCGCGCCGATCTCGCGGCGGGGCGTCCGGGCGACGCCGCGGCACGGCTGGAGCCACTGGTCGCAGCCGGGCCGCGGCGCGGTCACTTCGCCGTACGCATGCTGGCCGTCCCCTGCTTCGTGGAAGCAGCCGTCCAGGCCGGGCGCCACCCGCAGGCCCGCCGGGCCACGGAGGAGTTCGCGCTGTGGACCGCGGCCACGGCCGACCGGCTCGCGCCCGCCCAACTGGCCCGCTGCCGCGCACTGTTGGCGCCGCCGCAGAGCGCGGCAGCCGCGTACGAGAGCGCGCTCGCGCACCACGACCGCATGCCGGGCGAGTTCGAGCGAGCCCGCACCCAATTGCTCTACGGGCAGTGGCTGCGCCGCAGACGCCGCACCCGCGAGGCCCGCGAACCGCTGCGCGACGCACTGGTCGTCTTCGAGCGCTGCGGGGCGCGGGCCTGGGCGGAGCGCAGCCGCGGCGAACTGCGCGCCGCCGGCGAGACGACGGCGGGGGAGCCGGGCCCGGGGCCCCTGGAATCCCTGACCCCGCAGCAGCAGCGCATCGCCCGCCACGTGGCGGAGGGCGCCACCAACCGGGAAGTGGCCGTACGCCTTTCGGTGAGCCACCGCACGGTCGACCACCACCTGCGCAATGTCTTCGCCGCACTGGGTGTGCGGTCGCGTGTCGAGCTGTCGAGGCTGCTCGCCGGGGACGGCGGACGGCGGGACCGCGGTGTGGAGATTGCCGCACAGCTCTAG
- a CDS encoding PucR family transcriptional regulator: MPHVLRSRVRTLYEVPAVTPLAPGTRSLLDAEAVAVLHRAARVLLDDLPTLTDGLVAALREQEPAYRAAIASHPTEVWQEVHRSLRHSVTSLLQPGETRAAAHRTSAQIAELRAERGLPLDALLHAFRLGGAMVWQGLVEETSRGNPDDMRLLIHVATDVWNFVDEHCGVVAEAYRRTERRMAWQHENRLRLLTAGLFDGSARLTDLPDAADALGLPEEGWYAVIALAGEGARPVLPAGTRSLHHAESGTQYVLVLLGDAEGDPAAELAALAATLALPPGARAGIGTPVEGLAAVPEARRLADTALRACPRSGGTVLLDERLPDALVVSSPELAAALAERVLGPLRSLDPVDRDLLLDTLTVWLESDGSAQRAGTRLYCHRNTVLNRLRRFEQLTGRSLTRVGDMVEVSLALGARRLLGG, encoded by the coding sequence ATGCCACACGTCCTGCGGTCGCGGGTCAGGACCTTGTACGAAGTGCCCGCCGTCACCCCGCTCGCACCGGGGACGCGCTCGCTCCTCGACGCCGAGGCGGTCGCCGTGCTCCACCGTGCGGCCCGTGTCCTCCTCGACGACCTGCCCACCCTGACCGACGGGCTCGTCGCTGCACTGCGCGAACAGGAGCCCGCCTACCGGGCGGCCATCGCCTCGCACCCCACCGAGGTGTGGCAGGAGGTGCACCGCTCGCTGCGGCACAGCGTCACCTCGCTCCTCCAGCCCGGCGAGACCAGAGCGGCGGCACACCGCACCTCCGCGCAGATCGCCGAGTTACGTGCCGAACGCGGCCTGCCGCTCGACGCGTTGCTCCACGCCTTCCGGCTCGGCGGCGCGATGGTCTGGCAGGGCCTCGTCGAGGAGACCTCGCGCGGCAACCCCGACGACATGCGGCTGCTCATCCATGTCGCCACGGACGTGTGGAACTTCGTCGACGAACACTGCGGAGTCGTCGCCGAGGCGTACCGCCGCACCGAGCGGCGCATGGCCTGGCAGCACGAGAACCGGCTGCGCCTGCTGACCGCCGGCCTGTTCGACGGAAGCGCCCGCCTCACCGACCTCCCCGATGCCGCGGACGCGCTCGGCCTGCCCGAGGAAGGGTGGTACGCCGTGATCGCCCTGGCGGGGGAGGGCGCGCGGCCCGTACTGCCGGCCGGCACACGATCGCTGCACCATGCGGAGTCCGGCACCCAGTACGTTCTGGTGCTGCTCGGCGACGCCGAGGGCGACCCGGCGGCCGAACTGGCCGCGCTCGCCGCCACCTTGGCCCTGCCGCCCGGGGCCCGCGCCGGGATCGGCACACCCGTGGAAGGGCTGGCCGCCGTCCCCGAAGCGCGCAGGCTCGCCGACACGGCGCTGCGCGCATGCCCCCGCAGCGGCGGCACCGTACTCCTGGACGAGCGCCTGCCGGACGCCCTCGTCGTCTCGTCGCCCGAGCTCGCCGCCGCCCTCGCCGAACGCGTCCTCGGCCCGCTGCGTTCCCTCGATCCCGTGGACCGGGACCTTCTGCTGGACACGCTCACCGTCTGGCTGGAGTCCGACGGCTCGGCGCAGCGCGCGGGAACCCGCCTGTACTGCCACCGCAATACCGTCCTCAACCGCCTGCGCCGCTTCGAGCAGTTGACCGGCCGGAGCCTCACCAGGGTCGGCGACATGGTCGAGGTGTCCCTGGCGCTCGGCGCCCGGAGGCTGCTCGGCGGATGA
- a CDS encoding quinone oxidoreductase family protein, with protein sequence MRAAVVRSFDSPPRFDTFPEPVVSGEHEILVDVLAAGLHPRVRSAADGTHYTSDGSLPMVPGVDAVGRTPEGELLYFVAPDDGIGTMAERAVVDRRRAITLPPGTDPAAVAAAMNPGMSSWVALRRRVAFRPEGSVLVMGATGNAGQLAVRIAKRLGASRVIGAGRDPQRLDLLTGLGADEVIALGGDEDAVADRLGRAAGDVDVVIDYLWGRPTEQAMPALLKARTDRSKALAWIQIGSMAGQDIALPSYLLRAGNLSIMGSGQGSVTTAGILAELPSLAEEIASGALAVGVQSVPLEQVEQAWTAPAEPGRRIVITP encoded by the coding sequence ATGCGCGCCGCAGTCGTCCGCTCCTTCGACTCCCCTCCCCGCTTCGACACCTTCCCCGAGCCGGTCGTCTCGGGGGAGCACGAGATCCTCGTCGACGTTCTGGCGGCAGGCCTGCACCCGCGCGTGCGCTCGGCCGCCGACGGAACCCACTACACCTCCGACGGCAGCCTGCCGATGGTCCCGGGCGTCGACGCGGTCGGCCGGACGCCGGAGGGTGAACTGCTCTACTTCGTCGCCCCCGACGACGGGATCGGCACCATGGCCGAACGCGCGGTCGTCGACCGCCGACGGGCCATCACCCTGCCTCCCGGCACCGACCCGGCCGCCGTCGCCGCGGCGATGAACCCCGGCATGTCCTCCTGGGTGGCCCTGCGCCGCCGCGTCGCCTTCCGGCCCGAAGGCTCCGTCCTGGTGATGGGCGCCACCGGCAACGCCGGGCAGCTCGCGGTCCGGATCGCCAAGCGCCTCGGGGCCTCCCGGGTGATCGGCGCGGGCCGCGACCCGCAGCGCCTCGATCTGCTCACGGGGCTCGGCGCCGACGAGGTGATCGCGCTGGGTGGTGACGAGGACGCCGTCGCCGACCGGCTCGGCCGGGCCGCCGGAGACGTCGACGTCGTCATCGACTACCTGTGGGGCCGCCCCACCGAGCAGGCCATGCCCGCCCTGCTCAAGGCCCGTACCGACCGCTCGAAGGCCCTCGCATGGATCCAGATCGGCTCCATGGCGGGACAGGACATCGCCCTGCCCTCGTACCTGCTGCGTGCGGGGAACCTGAGCATCATGGGCAGCGGCCAGGGTTCCGTGACCACCGCCGGAATCCTCGCCGAACTCCCCTCGCTCGCCGAGGAGATCGCCTCCGGCGCGCTGGCCGTGGGTGTGCAGTCCGTACCGCTGGAGCAGGTCGAGCAGGCGTGGACCGCCCCGGCCGAGCCCGGCCGGCGCATCGTCATCACTCCCTGA
- a CDS encoding cation:proton antiporter, protein MHSAVFLIEFGAIILALGLLGRFAGRFRFSPIPLYLLAGLAFGEGGLLPLGASEEFVAIGAEIGVILLLLMLGLEYTASDLVSNLKTQYPAGIVDFTLNALPGAAAALLMGWGPVAAVVLAGVTWISSSGVIAKVLGDLGRVGNRETPVILSILVLEDLAMAVYLPIITALLAGVGWAAGGLTLAIALGAAGLVLFVAVRHGRLISRFVSSDDPEKLLLVVLGLTILVAGLAQQLQVSAAVGAFLVGIALSGEAAEGAHALLLPLRDLFAAVFFVFFGLHTDPASIPPVLLPALALAVVTACTKIATGYWAARRAKISVKGRWRAGGALVARGEFSIVIAGLAVTAGIEPRLGPLATAYVLILVIVGPLTARFTQPVAERVSLWRRARAVSAAALPATVPAPAVGPETTGPHEEADAHDPSPGRAPAP, encoded by the coding sequence GTGCACTCCGCGGTGTTTCTCATCGAGTTCGGGGCGATCATTCTGGCGCTCGGCCTCCTCGGCCGGTTCGCCGGGCGCTTCCGCTTCTCGCCCATCCCCCTCTATCTGCTCGCGGGGCTCGCGTTCGGCGAAGGCGGGCTGCTCCCGCTGGGCGCGAGCGAGGAGTTCGTCGCGATCGGCGCCGAGATCGGCGTGATCCTGCTTCTGCTGATGCTGGGCCTGGAGTACACGGCCAGCGATCTCGTCAGCAATCTGAAGACCCAGTACCCGGCGGGAATCGTCGACTTCACGCTCAACGCACTGCCGGGAGCCGCTGCCGCTCTCCTCATGGGGTGGGGGCCGGTGGCCGCAGTCGTCCTCGCGGGCGTCACCTGGATCTCTTCGTCCGGGGTGATCGCGAAGGTCCTCGGAGACCTCGGCCGGGTCGGCAACCGCGAGACCCCGGTGATCCTGAGCATCCTGGTCCTGGAAGACCTCGCGATGGCGGTGTACCTCCCGATCATCACCGCCCTGCTCGCCGGGGTCGGCTGGGCGGCCGGCGGTCTCACCCTCGCCATCGCGCTGGGGGCGGCCGGTCTTGTCCTGTTCGTCGCGGTACGCCACGGCCGGCTCATCTCCCGCTTCGTCTCCAGCGACGATCCCGAGAAGCTGCTCCTCGTGGTGCTCGGGCTGACGATCCTGGTCGCCGGGCTGGCGCAGCAGCTCCAAGTGTCCGCCGCCGTGGGCGCGTTCCTCGTCGGCATCGCCCTGTCCGGCGAGGCGGCCGAAGGCGCCCACGCACTGCTGCTGCCCCTGCGTGACCTGTTCGCCGCGGTGTTCTTCGTCTTCTTCGGGCTGCACACCGACCCCGCGAGCATCCCGCCGGTCCTTCTGCCCGCGCTGGCCCTCGCGGTCGTCACGGCCTGCACGAAGATCGCCACGGGCTACTGGGCGGCACGGCGCGCGAAGATCTCCGTCAAGGGTCGCTGGCGGGCCGGTGGCGCTCTCGTGGCGCGCGGGGAGTTCTCCATCGTCATCGCGGGTCTGGCCGTCACGGCCGGGATCGAGCCCCGGCTGGGGCCGCTGGCCACGGCGTACGTCCTGATCCTCGTCATCGTCGGCCCGCTGACGGCCCGTTTCACCCAACCGGTCGCCGAACGCGTGTCGTTGTGGCGCCGCGCCAGGGCGGTCTCAGCCGCGGCACTCCCGGCAACGGTGCCCGCACCGGCGGTCGGCCCCGAGACGACCGGTCCGCACGAGGAGGCGGACGCGCACGACCCCTCCCCGGGTCGCGCGCCGGCCCCCTAG
- a CDS encoding endo alpha-1,4 polygalactosaminidase — translation MTLRIGARRSLAAAVAAATATVLLAACVSTPSDPVALPPLHGGFDYQIGGAYEPPAGAKIVSRDRTSAPAPGLYNICYVNAFQAQPGDEDDWEPDLLLRTADGEIVYDKDWDEAVLDLRTAGKRERIAAKVNAWIDGCAAKGYQAVEPDNLDTYERFPTYLDADQATSFAGLLSAHAHAKGLAVGQKNTVDLAGARDETGFDFAVTEECATFDECGEFADAFEDRVLVVEYTAKGLAKACSGWGDRLSIVRRDHDVLPAGGSGHVRQTC, via the coding sequence ATGACTCTCCGCATCGGCGCACGCCGATCCCTCGCCGCTGCCGTCGCCGCCGCGACGGCGACGGTCCTGCTGGCCGCCTGCGTGTCGACGCCGTCCGACCCGGTGGCGCTCCCGCCGCTGCACGGCGGCTTCGACTACCAGATCGGCGGGGCCTACGAGCCGCCCGCAGGGGCGAAGATCGTGAGCCGTGACCGGACATCGGCACCGGCTCCGGGCCTGTACAACATCTGCTACGTCAACGCCTTCCAGGCCCAGCCGGGCGACGAGGACGACTGGGAGCCTGATCTCCTCCTCCGTACGGCCGACGGCGAGATCGTCTACGACAAGGACTGGGACGAAGCCGTCCTCGACCTGCGGACGGCCGGGAAGCGCGAGCGCATCGCAGCCAAGGTGAACGCCTGGATCGACGGTTGTGCGGCGAAGGGCTACCAGGCCGTGGAACCCGACAACCTCGACACCTACGAACGCTTCCCGACGTACCTCGACGCGGACCAGGCGACGTCCTTCGCCGGCCTGCTGTCGGCGCACGCCCACGCCAAGGGTCTGGCCGTCGGACAGAAGAACACAGTCGACCTGGCCGGTGCCCGTGACGAGACGGGATTCGACTTCGCCGTCACCGAAGAGTGCGCCACCTTTGACGAATGCGGTGAGTTCGCCGACGCGTTCGAGGACCGCGTCCTCGTCGTGGAGTACACGGCGAAGGGTCTGGCGAAGGCCTGCTCGGGCTGGGGCGACCGGCTCAGCATCGTCCGCCGTGACCACGACGTCCTGCCCGCGGGCGGCAGCGGACACGTACGGCAGACCTGCTGA
- a CDS encoding MarR family winged helix-turn-helix transcriptional regulator — translation MTPESTPAGLADDQPLNTVDALVQLSFLTQRVLAATGTEHDLSIIQIRLLGILRDRQAGMLEIGTHLGLDKSSMTGLVSRAEKRGLVRRSPSPHDGRAVLVSLTPLGRELTERCTAEISGRITALTDHLTAARRTELTELAAEVVRAGRNPLIA, via the coding sequence ATGACCCCCGAATCCACCCCGGCCGGCCTCGCCGACGACCAGCCGCTGAACACGGTGGACGCCCTCGTACAGCTGTCGTTCCTGACCCAGCGCGTCCTGGCGGCCACCGGCACCGAGCACGATCTGTCGATCATCCAGATCAGGCTGCTGGGCATCCTGCGCGACCGGCAGGCCGGCATGCTGGAGATCGGCACCCACCTGGGCCTCGACAAGTCCTCCATGACGGGCCTGGTCAGCAGGGCCGAGAAGCGTGGCCTGGTCCGGCGCTCACCCTCCCCGCACGACGGCCGCGCCGTACTGGTCTCCCTCACACCCCTCGGCAGGGAGCTCACCGAGCGGTGCACCGCCGAGATCAGCGGCCGCATCACCGCGCTCACGGACCACCTCACCGCGGCCCGGCGCACCGAGCTCACCGAGTTGGCCGCCGAGGTCGTGCGCGCGGGCAGGAATCCACTGATCGCCTAG
- a CDS encoding MFS transporter has translation MPEPEVAPAPAGTVTTAVPARLDRLPWSRWHWMIVIGLGTVWILDGLEVTTVGNIAGRLSEDGSGLAISSAQITGVAAALYVAGACVGALFFGWLTDRFGRKKLFMVTLVVYLAATALTALSFSSWWFFLFRFLTGFGIGGEYAAINSAIDELIPSKYRGRVDLIINGSYWLGAIGGSLLSIVMLDTGIFPKDLGWRLTFALGVVLGLVILLVRRHVPESPRWQFIHGRGEEAERLVTSVEREIEQETQVELPPPEREITVHQRKSIGFGLIAKTVFRDYPKRATLGLSLFVGQAFLYNAITFGFGAILTTFYDVPSGRTGYYFAVIAAGNFLGTLFLGRLFDTVGRRVMISSTYLLSGLLLFGTAWLFGRGSLSAVTLTACWCVVLFFASAGASSAYLTVSEIFPMETRAMAIAFFYAVGTAAGGISGPLLFADLTKTGVVGDTVLAFQVGAGLMCAAGLVAAVLAVRAEGRSLEDIATPLSATTSQ, from the coding sequence ATGCCCGAACCCGAAGTTGCGCCCGCACCCGCAGGAACCGTCACCACGGCAGTGCCGGCCCGCCTCGACCGACTGCCGTGGTCGCGCTGGCACTGGATGATCGTCATCGGCCTGGGCACCGTATGGATCCTGGACGGCCTCGAGGTCACCACCGTCGGCAACATCGCGGGCCGGCTCTCCGAGGACGGCAGCGGTCTTGCCATCTCCTCCGCACAGATCACCGGAGTCGCGGCGGCCCTGTACGTGGCGGGCGCATGCGTGGGAGCCCTCTTCTTCGGATGGCTCACGGACCGTTTCGGCCGCAAGAAGCTCTTCATGGTCACGCTCGTGGTGTACCTGGCCGCGACCGCGCTCACCGCGCTCTCGTTCAGCTCCTGGTGGTTCTTCCTCTTCCGCTTCCTGACGGGCTTCGGCATCGGCGGCGAGTACGCGGCCATCAACTCGGCCATCGACGAACTGATCCCCTCGAAATACCGGGGCCGCGTCGACCTGATCATCAACGGCAGCTACTGGCTGGGCGCCATCGGCGGATCACTCCTGTCGATCGTGATGCTCGACACCGGCATCTTCCCCAAGGACCTGGGATGGCGGCTCACCTTCGCCCTGGGCGTCGTCCTCGGCCTGGTCATCCTGCTCGTACGCCGTCATGTCCCCGAGAGCCCGCGGTGGCAGTTCATCCACGGAAGGGGTGAGGAGGCCGAGCGGCTCGTCACCTCGGTGGAGCGGGAGATCGAACAGGAGACGCAGGTCGAACTCCCGCCGCCCGAGCGGGAGATCACCGTCCACCAGCGCAAGAGCATCGGCTTCGGCCTCATCGCGAAAACCGTGTTCCGCGACTACCCCAAGCGTGCCACGCTCGGCTTGTCGCTCTTCGTCGGCCAGGCGTTCCTCTACAACGCCATCACCTTCGGATTCGGAGCGATCCTTACCACGTTCTACGACGTTCCCTCGGGCAGGACGGGTTACTACTTCGCGGTCATCGCTGCCGGCAACTTCCTCGGCACGCTGTTCCTCGGCAGGCTCTTCGACACCGTCGGCCGCCGGGTCATGATCTCGTCGACGTACCTGCTCTCGGGCCTTCTTCTCTTCGGTACCGCCTGGCTGTTCGGCCGCGGTTCGCTGAGCGCGGTCACGCTCACGGCCTGCTGGTGCGTGGTCCTGTTCTTCGCCTCGGCGGGCGCGAGCAGCGCCTATCTGACGGTGTCGGAGATCTTCCCCATGGAGACGCGTGCCATGGCGATCGCCTTCTTCTACGCCGTCGGGACGGCGGCCGGCGGCATCAGCGGCCCGCTGCTCTTCGCCGACCTGACGAAGACGGGCGTGGTCGGGGACACGGTGCTCGCCTTCCAGGTCGGCGCGGGTCTGATGTGCGCGGCGGGCCTCGTCGCCGCTGTTCTCGCCGTACGGGCCGAGGGGCGGTCCCTGGAGGACATCGCCACACCGCTCTCGGCGACGACCTCGCAGTGA
- the bdeA gene encoding bis(hydroxyethyl) terephthalate hydrolase has product MVRAFLAATLTAAGLLGTAFAPGAHAAADNPYERGPAPTVSSIEATRGSYAVSQTSVSALGVSGFGGGTVYYPTSTADGTFGAVVIAPGFTAYQSSISWLGPRLASQGFVVFTIDTLTTLDQPDSRGRQLLAALDYLTKTSSVRSRIDTSRLGVMGHSMGGGGTLEAAKSRTSLKAAIPLTGWNLDTTWPEVRTPTLIIGADGDTIAPVATHSEPFYQSLPSTLDKAYLELNNATHFTPNSSNTTIAKYSISWLKRFIDNDTRYEQFLCPLPRPSLTIDEYRGNCPHTS; this is encoded by the coding sequence TTGGTACGGGCCTTCCTCGCCGCCACGCTGACGGCCGCCGGGCTTCTGGGCACCGCATTCGCCCCGGGTGCGCACGCCGCCGCCGACAACCCCTACGAGCGCGGCCCCGCACCGACCGTCTCCAGCATCGAGGCCACGCGCGGCTCCTACGCCGTCTCGCAGACCAGCGTTTCCGCGCTCGGCGTGTCCGGATTCGGCGGGGGCACCGTCTACTATCCGACGTCCACGGCCGACGGCACCTTCGGCGCGGTCGTCATCGCACCCGGCTTCACCGCCTACCAGTCGAGCATCTCCTGGCTGGGGCCGCGGCTCGCCTCGCAGGGCTTCGTGGTCTTCACCATCGACACCCTCACCACCCTCGACCAGCCCGACAGCCGGGGGCGCCAACTCCTCGCCGCACTCGACTACTTGACCAAGACCAGCTCGGTGCGCAGCCGGATCGACACCTCCCGGCTCGGCGTGATGGGCCACTCCATGGGCGGCGGGGGCACCCTGGAAGCGGCCAAGAGCCGCACCTCGCTCAAGGCGGCGATACCGCTGACGGGCTGGAACCTCGACACGACCTGGCCCGAGGTCCGCACCCCCACCCTGATCATCGGCGCGGACGGTGACACGATCGCCCCCGTCGCCACCCACTCCGAGCCGTTCTACCAGTCGCTGCCCAGCACGCTGGACAAGGCGTACCTGGAGCTCAACAACGCCACCCACTTCACCCCGAACTCGTCCAACACGACGATCGCGAAGTACAGCATTTCGTGGCTGAAGCGCTTCATCGACAACGACACCCGCTACGAGCAGTTCCTCTGCCCGCTCCCGCGGCCGAGCCTCACGATCGACGAGTACCGGGGCAACTGCCCGCACACGTCCTGA